A single genomic interval of Oncorhynchus mykiss isolate Arlee chromosome 13, USDA_OmykA_1.1, whole genome shotgun sequence harbors:
- the LOC118936527 gene encoding uncharacterized protein LOC118936527, whose product MGRLDDAAKRKVVELRQAGLSFRKIKAVLELENIRVSAQAIYLYLKEFQRKKVQRGGESAAAPDPQTTPGVGAGRGDGVSREGWNDQQIRNLLREASRHAGYVAASEFAKQCPGSNPPEVRGQGPSGTGSEGASRGQSNRTEKPEEGNKKEDEDKDIQIVSVTSLAQNSQQRGLPPAGAAAVTVTGAYMRKRATPSPATNPILAARKRLLDKALSHRAKIRDSSYQSYQQVAALLRREQSNASGSDVQRPVAADQPQSYDPVTQRLTQVRNLDGQQGGSVPRQMFQQRVGGQAVRSPHPAPPRVGIRLPNPPPPPPPTSQGSSPVIRLQSPGSQGMNQGLLRRDRNPSPQQAAHQEAGGRCGGGGGGGGGLQEQVQTLGSEIHSLSLAVRMLVEQQYRLEREQVQQTQVQKQILSTLQTLASRLEAPCTSLHQQRQHPKTPPPPVLPALGSASYSQDTFPFSQGGYAQCSQAQPSYNGMDSSSLENIETFKLSGQSPHGINGFQTGSSSSTTDSLLLTHTPTYTLAHTQPYSSAYTQQPHTQTHMPSCTQSYATTYTQSHTQSYRGTDSTDCPSTSTEGALQDCMAPTQASVDLDSDITVSPQETQLNIIKVEAL is encoded by the exons ATGGGCCGTCTGGACGATGCTGCCAAGCGCAAGGTGGTGGAGCTGCGGCAGGCGGGTCTGAGCTTCCGCAAGATCAAGGCGGTGCTGGAGCTGGAGAACATCCGGGTGTCTGCCCAGGCCATTTACCTGTACCTCAAGGAGTTCCAGAGGAAGAAGGTTCAGAGGGGTGGTGAAAGTGCTGCAGCCCCAGACCCACAGACCACACCTGGGGTTGGAGCAGGGAGGGGAGATGGTGTAAGCCGGGAGGGCTGGAACGACCAGCAAATACGGAATCTACTGAGGGAGGCGTCACGCCACGCAGGCTATGTTGCAGCGTCAGAGTTCGCCAAGCAGTGTCCTGGCTCCAATCCTcctgaggtcaggggtcaggggccGTCTGGGACAGGAAGCGAAGGCGCCAGCAGAGGACAGAGCAACAGGACAGAGAAACCGGAGGAAGGGAAcaagaaggaggatgaggataaggACATCCAGATTGTCAGTGTCACATCATTGGCTCAGAACTCTCAACAGAGGGGTCTTCCACCCGCAGGAGCAGCGGCTGTGACTGTGACAGGCGCCTACATGCGTAAGAGAGCCACGCCCTCGCCAGCTACTAACCCCATACTGGCAGCACGCAAAAGGCTTCTGGATAAGGCTTTGTCTCATAGAGCAAAG ATAAGAGACTCTTCTTATCAGTCCTACCAGCAAGTAGCAGCTCTGCTGAGAAGAGAACAGTCTAATGCTTCTGGTTCTGATGTACAGAGACCTGTGGCAGCAGATCAACCACAGTCCTATGACCCAGTCACTCAGAGGCTTACTCAAGTG AGGAATTTGGATGGCCAGCAAGGAGGCAGTGTTCCCAGACAGATGTTCCAGCAGAGAGTCGGTGGCCAAGCTGTCCGCTCCCCACACCCTGCTCCTCCCCGTGTGGGCATCCGGCTCCCcaaccccccaccaccaccaccacccacctccCAGGGTAGTAGCCCTGTCATCCGCCTCCAAAGCCCTGGGAGCCAGGGCATGAACCAGGGCCTTCTCAGGAGAGACAGGAACCCCAGCCCTCAGCAGGCAGCTCACCAGGAGGCTGGAGGGAGATGCGGGGGAGggggtggtggaggtgggggtcTCCAGGAGCAGGTCCAGACCCTGGGCTCTGAGATCCACAGCCTGAGCCTGGCGGTGCGCATgctggtggagcagcagtaccggCTGGAAAGGGAGCAGGTCCAGCAGACCCAGGTCCAGAAGCAGATTCTCAGCACCCTGCAGACCCTGGCCTCAAGACTGGAGGCACCCTGTACCAGCCTCCACCAGCAGCGACAGCATCCCAAAACTCCCCCACCCCCGGTCTTACCTGCCTTAGGCTCTGCCTCCTACAGCCAGGACACATTCCCCTTCAGCCAAGGAGGGTATGCTCAGTGCAGCCAGGCCCAGCCCAGCTACAACGGGATGGACAGCTCCAGCCTGGAGAACATAGAGACCTTCAAACTGTCCGGACAGAGCCCCCATGGCATCAACGGCTTCCAGAcgggcagcagcagtagtaccaCCGATAGCCTCCTgctcacacacacccctacatacACGCTGGCGCACACACAGCCTTACTCGTCAGCCTACACACAGCagccacacactcaaacacacatgccCTCATGCACACAGTCTTACGCCACCACAtacacgcagtcacacacacagtcctatagAGGAACAGACAGTACAGACTGTCCCAGCACCAGCACAGAGGGAGCTCTCCAGGACTGCATGGCCCCCACCCAGGCCTCTGTTGACCTGGACTCAGACATCACAGTCTCCCCACAGGAAACCCAGCTCAACATCATTAAAGTGGAGGcactctaa